CCCACACGTGCTTCGACTTTCACGTGATGGAGGCCGCCAAGGCTCTTGAGATGCGTGGCCCGGATACGGAGCTGGTCTCCGGGAAGGACGGGACGTCGGAATCGCATTCGCTGGATGTTGGCCATCAACCCCGGACGGGCCGGCGCCGATGACGTCTGTCTTTCAGGCACTTCGGCCACGCGGGGCCGGGTGCGCAGCATGACCCCCGCCACCTGGGCCATCGCCTCGACGATGAGCACGCCCGGCATGATGGGGTGCTCGGGGAAGTGCCCCTGGAAGAACGGCTCGTTCACCGTGACGCATTTGACGCCTTCGGCGAACACGCCGGGTTCCAGTTGGTCGACGCGGTCGACCATGAGCATGGGATAGCGGTGCGGCAGCAGCCCGAGGAGTTCTTGAATCCCCAGCGAGGTGGGCGCCGCGGACGGCGCGCTAGGCACAGGCGGCCTTCTTTCCACCTTCCGCGAGCAACCGGCTCACCAGCGCGGCGAGCGTCTCGATGGAGTGGAACTCCTTGGCGACGCTGTCATCCGCGATGATGACGCCCCACTTCTCCTCGATACCCACCACGATCTCCAGGGCCTCGACGCTGTCGAGCCCCAGCCCGCCGGCCTCGCCGTCCTGCGAGTCACTCCCGAACAGCGGTGCTCCGTCCGGGATGCTCTCCGGCTCGATGTCCAGCCTCAGGCGGTCCACGATCATGACCTTCAAGCCGCTCTTCAGTTCCGTGCTGTCGGTGTGCATCAACCTCTCCCGTGTTGTGAATTCAACGTAACGGGAAGGTCTGACATCGCCGGACAATGAGGGCAGGGGTGATGACGGGTTTGTTTTCTTGGAAGTCGGCACGGCGGGAGTCGCGGCGGCGCAATGACATACATCCATGAGACGTGGCGGGTTCCGCGCCGTGACTCACGGAGTGTGGCTTGACACCACCGCATGCCGGGGCGACGGTCGACGCGGTGCGACTGGCTCCCGCCCCCATCCACCGAGAGGCCCCGAGATGACCGTGACGAAGCGCCTGCTCCTCTGCTGTGTGACGCTGCTGACGATGCCCCTGGTTGCCTCCGCGCAGGTCGTGGCCAAGGACGGGTTCGACTATCCGCCGTTGAAGGAGGCCCAGAACTTCGTGGGTCCGGTGGGGCGCGCGAAGCTCCCGGCGGGGTGGCCCGCGGAGGACGACAACGTCCGCATCTCCGAGGTCAAGTTCGGCCGAGGCGCGATGACGCGCTGGCACCGGCATGAGGGCAGCCAGTACCTGATCGCCACCGGAGGTCAGGGCCGTTTGGAGTACTTCAACGCGGACGGGAAGGTCGTCAGCGTGCCCATCACCGGCCAGACGAAGGTCCACACGCCCGGGGGCACCTGCCATCGCCACGGCTCGGATGGCACGACCGAGGTCTTCTCACACGTCTACGTCACGCTGGGAGACACCCACTGGGACGAGTGCGACCGTGACTACCAGGCCGG
This genomic window from Myxococcus hansupus contains:
- a CDS encoding acyl carrier protein; translated protein: MHTDSTELKSGLKVMIVDRLRLDIEPESIPDGAPLFGSDSQDGEAGGLGLDSVEALEIVVGIEEKWGVIIADDSVAKEFHSIETLAALVSRLLAEGGKKAACA
- the fabZ gene encoding 3-hydroxyacyl-ACP dehydratase FabZ is translated as MPSAPSAAPTSLGIQELLGLLPHRYPMLMVDRVDQLEPGVFAEGVKCVTVNEPFFQGHFPEHPIMPGVLIVEAMAQVAGVMLRTRPRVAEVPERQTSSAPARPGLMANIQRMRFRRPVLPGDQLRIRATHLKSLGGLHHVKVEARVGDELAADGELMLGGG